A single window of Lynx canadensis isolate LIC74 chromosome C2, mLynCan4.pri.v2, whole genome shotgun sequence DNA harbors:
- the USF3 gene encoding basic helix-loop-helix domain-containing protein USF3, whose product MPEMTENETPTKKQHRKKNRETHNAVERHRKKKINAGINRIGELIPCSPALKQSKNMILDQAFKYITELKRQNDELLLNGGNNEQAEEIKKLRKQLEEIQKENGRYIELLKANDICLYDDPTIHWKGNLKNSKVSVVIPSDQVQKNIIVYSNGSQPCGNSQGTAVQGITFNVGHNLQKQTANVVPVQRTCNLVTPVSISGVYPSENKPWHQTTVSALAANQPVPLCLPATIPAQNILELSTSESESSVLGATNGPLIAVPIGPEPHQHRSVHTCLSDQSSPENKNGQESPKLLKKTVPCATGVPTTSSVTATKVHHGSQSCLSIQDFRNDFQTTFVVSVTTTVCSQPPRSAGDACPVSISKGADSASVTAAVAPSAPAGGKTTTPVSTLSANPLDNSWTLSCSLPSSSVSASDLKNINSLTRISSAGNTQTTWTTLQLAGNTIQPLSQTPSSAVTPVLNESGSSPPTTSHSRHVATGVNVNNSFPADGQVVEQVVVTLPSCPSLPMQPLIAQPQVKSQPPKSILPLNSAMQVIQMAQPVGSAVNAATANQNVIILQPPSTTPCPTVMRAEVPNQTVGQQIVIIQAANQNPLPLLSAPPPGSVRLPVSGANALLGSNSSVQNVSTPQTFGGKHLVHILPRPSSLSASSSTQTFSVTMSNQQQPQTISLNGQLFALQPVMSSSGTTNQTPMQIIQPTTSEDPNTNVALNTFGALASLNQSISQMAGQSCVQLSISQPANPPTAASSQTIPVHSVSLTTTVASPMTTDNSATLPSTYSLVTTPSVNTVACLPNVKSKRFKKPGAKKHLAAHKSACPPNPVREVGKLACPGTEATAEPSCGDGLLESLPVVLPSVTMSQANCVSVSGSHSLDVLNPESVIPESVPKSKSTEESSSPSQASVTSEHFVMAPAKSKDSAPILQQEASQDKPPASLALSDAAKSCTSASVLIPSPNDPHLLVSQVSGLSSTTSTTGTDCASEVEIIAEPCRVEQDSSDTMQTTGLLKGQGLTALLSGLAKEKDSQKLSLSVPVDHPDFPSENSKMADSSVDLHPKQELLLMNSDDRGPGQHHSCVPDQEVINGSLLVSRQADSPMSTSSGSSRSFSVASMLPETTREDVTSNATTNTCDSCTFVEQTDIVALAARAIFDQENLEKGRAGTQADMREVTSKPSEASPLEGDQPFKTQMSKESGPGQAEATPNEFNSQDSIEATVDRSLGKPSCSVGIKTSNASLQVSTSQPPSITSLSVNNLIHQSTISHPLVSCAGLSQTAEQAPVPATVNLTVASSSYGGQPPGPALMTEYSQEQLNTITGTIPNPQVQEPLLKPSQESRKDSAKRAVQDDLLLSSAKRQKHCQPAPLRLEAMSLMNRTPDSISDQTQMMVSQLPPNSANSVVPISNPAHGDGLARLFPPSNNFGAPALRQTEVQCSSQNSITEQQQTQASQHLQALQQHVPAQGVSHLHGNHLYLKQQQQQQQQQQQAGQLRERHHLYQLQRHAPHAESSVHSQPHNVHQQRTLQQEVQMQKKRNLVQGTQASQLSLQPKHHGTDQSRPKSGQPHPHHQQMQQQMQQHFGSSQPEKSCENPSTSRSHHNHPQNHLSQDMIHQQQDVGSRQQGSGVSSEHVSGHNPLQRLLTSRGIEQQMVSQPSIVTRPSDMPCTPHRPERNRVSSYSAEALIGKTSSNSEQRMGMSLQGSRVSDQLEMRSYLDVPRNKSLAVHNMQGRVDHTVASDIRLTDCQTFKPSGASQQPQSNFEVQSSRNSEIGNPVSSLRSMQSQAFRISQNPGPPPIDRQKRLSYPPVQSIPTGNAIPPRDSENTCHQSFMQSLLAPHLGDQVLGSQRSLSEHQRNTQCGPSSAIDYNCPPTHESVHIRRESESQNRESCDMSLGAINTRNSTLNIPFSSSSSSGDIQGRNTSPNVSVQKSNPMRITDSHGTKGHMNPPVTTNMHGVARPALPHPSVSHGNAEQGPPVRPTNSSVPQRSRHPLQDSSGSKIRQPERNRSGNQRHSNVFDPSLPHLPLSTSGSMILGRQQAATEKRGSIVRFMPDSPQVPNDNSAPDQHTLSQNFGFPFIPEGGMNPPINANTSFIPQVTQPSATRTPALIPVDPQNTLPSFYPPYSPAHPTLSNDISIPYFSNQMFSNPSTEKVNSGSLNNRFGSILSPPRPVGFAQPSFPLLPDMPPMHMTNSHLSNFNMTSLFPEIATALPDGSAMSPLLTIANSSASDSSKQSSNRPAHNISHILGHDCSSAV is encoded by the exons ATGCCAGAAATGACAGAGAATGAGACTCCTACAAAAAAGCAGCACAG aaagaaaaaccGGGAGACACACAATGCAG TGGAGAggcatagaaagaagaaaatcaatgcTGGAATAAACAGGATAGGAGAGCTGATCCCATGTTCCCCTGCCCTGAAGCAG AGCAAGAATATGATCCTGGACCAAGCctttaaatatataacagaaCTGAAAAGGCAAAATGATGAACTCCTGCTTAATGGAGGAAACAATGAACAAG ctgaagaaattaaaaagctacGTAAACAATTGgaagaaattcaaaaagaaaatggccGATACATTGAATTACTGAAAGCAAATGACATATGCCTATATGATGACCCTACAATCCACTGGAAAGGAAATCTTAAAAACTCAAAGGTCTCTGTTGTTATTCCCAGTGATCAGGTTCAAAAAAATATCATTGTTTATTCCAACGGGAGTCAGCCTTGTGGAAATAGCCAGGGAACAGCTGTTCAGGGGATAACCTTTAATGTTGGTCATAATTTACAAAAGCAGACCGCCAATGTGGTGCCAGTACAGAGGACTTGCAATCTTGTGACTCCTGTGTCTATTTCTGGAGTTTACCCTTCTGAAAACAAGCCATGGCATCAGACCACAGTTTCTGCATTGGCTGCCAACCAGCCTGTTCCTCTTTGTCTTCCTGCTACCATTCCTGCTCAAAATATTCTCGAGCTTTCCACCTCCGAAAGCGAATCGAGCGTGCTTGGTGCCACCAACGGCCCACTGATCGCAGTTCCCATTGGGCCTGAACCTCACCAACATCGTTCCGTGCACACGTGTCTAAGTGATCAAAGTTCTCCTGAAAATAAGAATGGGCAAGAGAGCCCCAAATTATTGAAGAAAACAGTCCCTTGTGCCACAGGCGTTCCCACCACTTCCTCAGTGACTGCCACTAAAGTGCACCACGGAAGCCAGTCCTGCCTGAGCATCCAGGATTTCAGAAATGATTTTCAAACCACCTTTGTTGTCTCAGTTACCACCACGGTCTGTTCCCAGCCTCCCAGATCTGCAGGTGATGCTTGTCCAGTGAGCATCAGCAAGGGTGCAGACTCGGCGAGTGTTACCGCAGCGGTGGCCCCTTCTGCCCCTGCAGGAGGGAAGACCACCACTCCTGTAAGCACTCTTTCTGCAAACCCTTTGGACAATAGTTGGactctttcttgttctttgccTTCTTCCAGTGTTAGTGCTTCGGATTTGAAAAACATTAATAGCCTTACCCGAATTTCCTCCGCTGGAAACACACAGACGACGTGGACTACTTTGCAACTGGCGGGAAACACTATTCAGCCCTTAAGCCAGACACCTTCTTCTGCAGTGACTCCGGTATTAAATGAGTCTGGTAGCAGCCCTCCCACGACCAGCCACAGTAGACACGTTGCTACGGGCGTCAACGTGAATAATTCCTTTCCCGCAGATGGGCAGGTGGTTGAGCAAGTAGTTGTCACCTTGCCTTCTTGTCCATCTTTACCTATGCAGCCACTAATTGCCCAACCACAAGTTAAATCTCAGCCTCCAAAAAGTATCCTTCCATTGAATTCAGCAATGCAAGTGATTcagatggctcagccagttgggtcGGCTGTGAATGCAGCTACCGCTAATCAAAATGTTATCATTCTTCAGCCCCCCAGCACCACCCCTTGCCCAACAGTGATGAGAGCAGAGGTTCCCAACCAAACAGTAGGTCAGCAGATAGTGATCATACAGGCAGCTAATCAGAACCCTTTGCCGCTCCTCTCAGCTCCACCTCCTGGTTCTGTTCGACTCCCTGTCAGTGGAGCCAATGCTCTACTAGGGTCTAATAGTTCAGTGCAAAATGTTTCGACCCCCCAGACTTTTGGAGGAAAGCATCTTGTCCATATATTACCAAGACCTTCATCTCTATCAGCATCTAGTTCaacacaaactttttctgttacCATGTCAAACCAACAACAGCCTCAAACCATTTCTTTAAATGGACAGCTCTTTGCTTTGCAGCCTGTGATGTCCTCATCAGGAACTACAAATCAAACCCCTATGCAAATTATCCAACCCACCACCAGCGAAGATCCAAACACCAATGTTGCCCTGAATACATTTGGAGCTTTGGCCAGCCTCAATCAAAGCATATCACAGATGGCTGGGCAGAGCTGTGTACAGTTGTCTATTAGCCAGCCTGCCAATCCCCCAACTGCCGCAAGTAGTCAAACCATCCCAGTTCACAGTGTTTCATTAACAACAACGGTAGCATCTCCCATGACAACCGATAATTCAGCCACACTACCCAGTACTTATAGTCTGGTAACTACTCCCTCAGTGAACACTGTAGCTTGTTTACCTAATGTGAAGTCAAAAAGGTTTAAGAAGCCAGGTGCCAAGAAACACTTAGCGGCTCACAAGTCCGCATGTCCCCCGAATCCAGTCAGAGAGGTGGGCAAGTTAGCCTGCCCCGGCACTGAAGCCACAGCAGAGCCGTCATGTGGTGATGGACTGCTGGAAAGCCTCCCTGTCGTGTTACCGTCTGTCACCATGTCCCAGGCAAATTGTGTCAGTGTTTCTGGTTCACATTCTTTGGATGTTCTGAATCCTGAATCCGTGATACCCGAATCTGTACCCAAATCTAAGTCAACAGAAGAGTCTAGCTCACCCTCCCAAGCATCTGTAACGAGTGAACATTTTGTAATGGCCCCAGCAAAATCCAAAGATTCTGCCCCCATTCTGCAGCAAGAGGCATCTCAGGATAAGCCACCAGCTAGTTTGGCATTGTCAGATGCTGCCAAATCCTGCACTTCAGCCAGCGTGTTGATTCCATCTCCAAATGATCCCCACCTTTTGGTTTCTCAGGTTTCTGGGCTCTCATCCACCACTAGCACTACAGGCACTGACTGTGCTTCTGAGGTAGAAATCATTGCTGAACCTTGCAGGGTGGAGCAAGACTCATCAGATACGATGCAAACGACAGGTCTGTTAAAGGGGCAGGGTTTGACTGCATTGCTGTCTGGTCTTGCTAAAGAAAAAGACTCTCAGAAATTGTCTCTTTCGGTGCCGGTGGACCATCCTGACTTTCCTTCTGAAAATTCTAAAATGGCGGATTCAAGTGTCGATTTACATCCCAAACAGGAGCTGTTACTGATGAACAGTGATGACAGAGGTCCGGGGCAACATCACTCCTGCGTCCCTGATCAGGAGGTTATTAATGGCTCTTTGCTTGTCAGCAGGCAGGCCGACTCTCCCATGTCCACCAGCTCTGGCAGTAGTCGTAGTTTCTCAGTTGCATCCATGCTTCCTGAAACGACAAGAGAGGATGTCACCAGCAATGCAACAACGAATACCTGTGACAGCTGTACCTTTGTAGAGCAAACTGATATAGTTGCTCTTGCTGCAAGAGCTATTTTTGACCAGGAGAACCTTGAGAAGGGAAGAGCTGGCACCCAGGCTGATATGAGGGAGGTTACTTCAAAGCCTTCTGAAGCCTCACCTTTAGAGGGAGACCAGCCTTTCAAAACACAGATGTCTAAAGAGAGTGGCCCAGGACAGGCAGAAGCAACACCAAATGAATTTAATTCTCAGGACTCAATCGAAGCAACTGTGGATCGATCCCTCGGAAAACCAAGTTGTTCTGTAGGAATCAAAACATCAAATGCCTCTTTACAGGTTTCGACTTCTCAGCCACCAAGCATCACCAGTTTAAGTGTCAATAATCTTATCCACCAGAGCACCATCAGCCATCCTCTGGTCAGCTGTGCTGGTCTATCCCAAACTGCAGAGCAAGCACCTGTTCCGGCAACGGTTAATCTGACTGTTGCATCTAGTTCCTACGGTGGTCAGCCTCCCGGGCCAGCTCTGATGACCGAATATTCCCAAGAACAGCTAAACACCATTACTGGCACCATACCAAATCCACAGGTTCAAGAGCCACTCTTAAAGCCAAGTCAGGAAAGCCGCAAAGACTCCGCCAAGCGTGCTGTCCAAGACGACCTTTTATTGTCTTCAGCTAAACGTCAAAAGCACTGTCAGCCAGCCCCGCTGAGGCTTGAAGCTATGTCGCTGATGAACCGCACTCCGGACAGCATTTCTGATCAGACTCAGATGATGGTCAGTCAGCTCCCTCCCAACTCTGCAAACTCTGTTGTGCCTATTAGCAACCCAGCACATGGAGATGGCCTCGCACGATTATTTCCACCGAGTAACAATTTTGGGGCCCCTGCATTGAGACAAACGGAAGTTCAGTGCAGTTCTCAGAATTCAATTACTGAGCAGCAGCAAACCCAGGCCAGTCAACATCTCCAGGCCCTGCAACAGCATGTTCCAGCCCAAGGGGTATCTCACCTGCACGGTAACCACCTCTACttaaagcagcagcagcagcagcagcagcagcagcagcaagcagGACAGTTAAGAGAGAGGCATCACTTGTACCAACTGCAGCGTCACGCGCCTCATGCAGAGAGCTCTGTCCACTCTCAGCCACATAACGTCCACCAACAGAGAACTCTCCAGCAGGAAGtccagatgcagaaaaagaggaatctCGTTCAGGGCACTCAGGCCTCTCAGCTTTCCTTACAACCAAAGCACCACGGAACTGACCAGTCCCGCCCCAAGAGTGGTCAGCCACATCCCCACCATCAGCAGATGCAGCAACAGATGCAGCAACATTTTGGAAGTTCCCAGCCAGAGAAGAGTTGTGAAAACCCTTCGACCAGCCGGAGCCACCACAACCATCCCCAGAACCATCTCAGTCAAGATATGATACACCAGCAGCAGGATGTTGGAAGCAGGCAGCAAGGTTCGGGGGTTTCTTCTGAACATGTATCTGGGCATAATCCATTGCAGAGGCTTTTGACTTCAAGGGGCATAGAGCAACAAATGGTGTCCCAGCCCAGTATCGTGACTAGGCCTTCAGACATGCCCTGTACTCCACACAGGCCAGAGAGAAATAGAGTTTCAAGTTATTCTGCCGAGGCACTTATTGGAAAGACATCTTCTAACTCAGAGCAGAGAATGGGCATGTCACTTCAGGGTTCCAGAGTTTCAGATCAGCTTGAAATGAGAAGCTATCTTGATGTTCCCAGAAATAAGAGTTTGGCCGTTCACAATATGCAGGGCCGCGTGGACCATACTGTTGCCTCGGATATCCGCCTTACTGACTGTCAGACGTTTAAACCAAGTGGAGCCAGTCAGCAGCCCCAGAGTAATTTTGAAGTACAGTCTTCAAGAAATAGTGAAATAGGTAACCCGGTATCATCATTGAGGAGTATGCAGTCCCAGGCTTTTCGAATTAGTCAAAACCCTGGTCCACCACCAATCGACCGCCAAAAGAGATTATCTTATCCACCAGTTCAGAGTATTCCGACAGGAAATGCCATCCCACCAAGGGACAGTGAGAACACATGCCACCAGAGTTTCATGCAGAGTTTACTTGCCCCTCACCTTGGTGATCAGGTCCTTGGAAGCCAGAGATCACTCTCAGAACATCAGAGGAACACACAGTGTGGTCCATCCTCTGCGATTGACTATAATTGTCCCCCAACCCATGAAAGTGTCCATAttagaagagagagtgagagtcaAAACAGGGAGAGTTGTGACATGTCCCTAGGTGCGATTAACACCAGGAACAGCACCCTGAATATTCCTTTCTCAAGTTCTTCTTCTTCAGGAGATATTCAGGGTCGAAACACAAGTCCCAATGTGTCTGTACAGAAGTCCAATCCCATGAGGATAACTGATAGTCATGGGACCAAGGGCCACATGAACCCTCCGGTCACAACCAACATGCATGGGGTTGCAAGGCCAGCTTTGCCCCATCCGTCTGTGTCTCACGGAAATGCTGAACAAGGGCCTCCTGTACGTCCAACTAACTCTTCAGTTCCCCAGCGATCAAGGCATCCCTTGCAAGACAGCAGTGGTTCCAAAATTCGTCAACCTGAAAGGAATCGTTCCGGAAACCAAAGACATAGTAATGTCTTTGACCCAAGTCTTCCCCACCTTCCTCTGTCCACTAGTGGCAGTATGATTCTTGGACGCCAACAAGCCGctacagagaagagaggaagtatTGTTCGTTTCATGCCCGATAGCCCACAAGTACCTAATGATAACTCAGCGCCTGACCAGCATACGCTATCACAAAATTTCGGTTTTCCTTTTATTCCCGAGGGTGGCATGAATCCACCAATAAATGCTAATACTTCTTTCATTCCACAGGTTACTCAGCCTAGTGCCACTCGAACGCCAGCTCTTATCCCTGTAGATCCCCAAAATACTCTGCCCTCCTTCTATCCCCCCTACTCCCCTGCTCATCCTACGCTGTCTAATGATATTTCCATCCCCTATTTTTCTAATCAAATGTTCTCAAATCCTAGCACTGAGAAAGTAAACAGTGGAAGCTTAAATAACCGATTTGGATCAATTCTGTCTCCTCCTAGACCTGTTGGTTTTGCTCAACCAAGTTTTCCTCTGCTCCCTGACATGCCGCCAATGCACATGACCAATTCTCACTTGTCTAACTTTAATATGACATCTTTGTTTCCAGAAATAGCTACAGCTCTTCCCGATGGCTCGGCAATGTCACCTTTGCTTACAATAGCAAACTCCTCTGCCTCTGACTCTTCCAAGCAGTCCTCAAACAGACCTGCCCACAACATAAGCCATATTTTAGGTCATGACTGCAGTTCAGCTGTTTAA